A section of the Leptotrichia sp. HSP-342 genome encodes:
- a CDS encoding bifunctional 3,4-dihydroxy-2-butanone-4-phosphate synthase/GTP cyclohydrolase II — protein sequence MSEKKMNFDSIEAAIEDLKNGIPVVVVDDEERENEGDFVIPADAVTYETLNFIINEARGLMCVPMSKKRAEELELNPMVQHNTDYYGTAFTVSVDALEGTTTGISAGDRLKTIKDLANPLKTAKDFRKPGHIFPLIAREGGVLERKGHTEAAVELSKLAGFSDIGVIMEILREDGEMARRNDLFEFCQKHNLKLITIDDLIVYIKKNEILVKNEAVVDIPTQFGNFTFAGYSDKIEHKEYIAVMKGEIKNKENVTVRLHSECLTGDVFGSRRCDCQEQLHRALYELEESEEGLLIYLRQEGRGIGILNKLKAYKLQDEGYDTVEANHKLGFSDDLRDYAVAAQIIKDLGIKSIILKTNNPKKIEGLEKYGIKVAGRTEIEITANDVDKSYLKVKKEKMGHLLKQNL from the coding sequence AAGGAGATTTTGTAATTCCAGCTGATGCAGTAACTTATGAAACTTTAAATTTTATAATTAATGAGGCACGTGGGCTTATGTGTGTCCCAATGTCTAAAAAACGTGCAGAAGAGCTTGAACTAAATCCAATGGTTCAGCACAATACTGATTATTACGGAACTGCTTTTACAGTATCAGTTGACGCGCTGGAAGGTACAACTACTGGAATTTCTGCAGGTGATAGACTAAAAACAATAAAAGACTTGGCAAATCCTCTAAAAACCGCAAAAGACTTTAGAAAACCAGGACATATATTTCCGCTAATCGCACGTGAAGGTGGCGTTCTTGAAAGAAAAGGACATACTGAGGCTGCTGTTGAATTATCTAAACTTGCTGGATTTTCTGATATAGGTGTAATTATGGAAATTTTAAGAGAAGATGGGGAAATGGCTCGTCGAAATGATTTGTTTGAATTTTGCCAAAAACATAATTTAAAATTAATTACAATTGATGATTTAATTGTTTACATAAAAAAAAACGAAATATTAGTTAAAAACGAAGCAGTTGTTGATATTCCAACACAATTTGGAAACTTTACTTTTGCAGGTTATAGTGACAAAATTGAACATAAAGAATATATTGCTGTTATGAAAGGGGAAATAAAGAATAAAGAAAATGTCACTGTCAGACTTCACTCTGAATGCCTGACCGGTGATGTTTTTGGTTCAAGACGGTGTGATTGTCAAGAACAGCTTCATAGAGCCTTATATGAACTGGAAGAAAGTGAAGAAGGTCTTTTAATCTATCTACGTCAAGAAGGACGTGGAATTGGTATTTTGAATAAATTAAAGGCATATAAGCTTCAGGATGAAGGCTATGATACTGTTGAAGCAAATCATAAATTGGGATTTTCTGATGATTTAAGAGATTATGCTGTAGCAGCACAGATTATAAAGGATTTAGGAATAAAATCAATTATTTTAAAAACTAATAATCCAAAAAAAATTGAAGGACTCGAAAAATACGGGATTAAAGTTGCTGGACGTACAGAAATTGAAATTACTGCAAATGATGTGGATAAAAGTTATTTAAAGGTAAAAAAAGAAAAAATGGGACATTTATTGAAACAAAATTTATAG